One Pleurocapsa sp. PCC 7327 DNA segment encodes these proteins:
- a CDS encoding class I SAM-dependent methyltransferase, protein MESQTSSQDKNYEVWKNAELSKAFLEGVRGAIPLAAEQIDILLRVIQLTQTKVENFLDLGCGNGILGRSIYQHYPKAKGSFLDISENMLRAAKNNLKMESNNSVFILQDFGKKEWLNSVTQEAPFDVIVSGFAIHHLSDERKKELYQEIYQILKPGGVFLNLEHVASQSKLGEEGFDRLFVDALCSFHQKQGSQQSREEIARQYYNRSDKTANILTLVETQCQWLREIGFVDVDCFMKVFEIALFGGLRAKNS, encoded by the coding sequence ATGGAATCTCAAACAAGTTCTCAAGATAAAAACTATGAAGTCTGGAAAAACGCCGAACTATCAAAAGCTTTTTTAGAAGGAGTGCGAGGAGCCATTCCTCTAGCAGCAGAGCAAATCGATATTCTCCTTCGGGTTATTCAATTAACTCAAACTAAGGTAGAAAATTTCTTAGATTTAGGCTGCGGAAACGGGATTTTAGGTCGGTCGATTTATCAACACTATCCCAAAGCTAAAGGCAGTTTTTTAGATATTTCTGAAAATATGCTACGAGCAGCTAAAAATAATCTGAAAATGGAGAGTAACAATTCTGTTTTTATTCTTCAAGATTTTGGTAAAAAAGAATGGCTTAATTCAGTCACTCAAGAAGCTCCTTTTGATGTTATTGTTTCTGGCTTTGCTATTCATCACTTATCCGATGAGAGAAAGAAAGAACTTTATCAAGAGATTTATCAAATTCTCAAACCGGGTGGAGTATTTCTAAATTTAGAACATGTTGCTTCTCAATCGAAACTAGGAGAAGAGGGTTTCGATCGCTTATTTGTCGATGCACTTTGTTCTTTTCATCAAAAGCAAGGTTCACAGCAGTCTAGAGAAGAAATCGCTCGACAATACTATAATCGCTCCGATAAAACTGCGAATATATTAACCCTTGTAGAAACTCAGTGTCAGTGGCTTAGAGAAATTGGTTTTGTCGATGTGGATTGTTTTATGAAAGTTTTTGAGATTGCCTTATTTGGAGGATTGCGAGCCAAAAACAGTTAG
- the cutA gene encoding divalent-cation tolerance protein CutA → MEQKATDYGIVLVTASSQAEGEAIASALVELKLAACVTLLPVRSIYTWQGQVNSEEEWQLLIKTNLSRFSVLEAKIKELHSYQVPEIIALPIVAGSQSYLNWIGENVRS, encoded by the coding sequence ATGGAGCAAAAGGCTACTGATTACGGAATCGTACTGGTAACGGCTTCTTCTCAAGCAGAAGGAGAAGCGATCGCATCGGCTTTGGTAGAGTTGAAATTAGCTGCTTGCGTTACCTTGCTGCCAGTGCGATCGATTTACACTTGGCAGGGCCAGGTTAATTCAGAAGAAGAATGGCAGTTGCTTATTAAAACCAATCTATCTCGGTTTTCAGTGCTAGAGGCAAAAATTAAAGAACTACACTCCTACCAAGTGCCAGAAATTATTGCTTTGCCAATTGTAGCGGGTTCTCAGTCTTACTTGAATTGGATTGGCGAGAATGTGCGGTCTTAG
- a CDS encoding translocation/assembly module TamB domain-containing protein translates to MMTDKSDSDKENNEPEVKLTQKPDPKLPKRSQWKRRLSVWGGSLVLVSLGGGLAYGWFFIQRQLVPLVEEELTDFLNRPVKLGSLEGISLFGARLGASEILSTPTDPAKVSITAVDVTFDPFLLLAKRELQLNVTAIQPNIYLEQGKKRNWLVTQFDSTKREGSEGRFKVNVKTLQLQDAQIILAARSPAGKLQKPVKILIDTGKAEFIDAGKIIEFDLSGELANGGELEVSGVGIPKTEAINLIVRGNKLQASDVDNLLALPFDISMGTIGANLEVKLRPKQIPRVNGVASLQEVTAQISALTQPFTRSNGQLRFQGTEIRLENVTSVFGSIPGVANGTINLQKGYALTAKTQPIRIQQVIEALKLQKPSVPILGEIQADIRVSGWIDRPQLTLDVVTTKQTRVDRVDFRPGSRANLQLIDSNLFIDRFQAVPTVGGKLTGTGRVQFESQKSEVGNQKAQGKGQDSKYIFDLQATNVPAQAIARLYQTHLPVNPGLVSGQARFLGTLENPEKLQATGLANFRLGGGSVSARNFQFANRRWQGNVQTFGVSLASLNPALPPQLHQGRLTGAFAVAGMLDSFRPETIRATGSASIAIAQGVATANELTLANGRWTSDLKAQGIQVTELFPNVPSEFAGILNGTFNLAGRVEDLLKTVRGNGTANLALSKGAIAAENLQLADGKFKAAVIPDGVALKQFSKDGRGTLAGKLQVLGPIENPTLKDIQASGELKFSHGIGAIAQPLTTAISWNGRRLDIQQATAKGIQASGWADIATERLGTPSAIERFELQVAANRADLKAFSLFVPASLARFDYSGSLDFKGTIAGTLRSPKINGNLAIGNLQVAGLEFDRSLKGTVKELPEKGIELALAGREDEIQLALDPKYQPVSFDLTLDRMSVRGTRKNEWLQIEADNVRVGLFKNIATTSQFALPETLLAQPLSGELSGDFAFNLNTSELSGEQVKIANPRFGSLSGDRLTANFRYLDGNFILQNARLQKNDSQYLLNGSLTNAQRGSQWQAEVAVSGGKIQDVLETLQIFELSDLTRGLKAPDYDKAADLYEVGSRRCSDATATCAAESEVKFQGRSQNTEIQKSPVPNHPLFSVGTPETSILNQLSHISEIETLLRRQRKQRQEASPLPELAELKGTFDGNLVVSNAPNSGLKASFDFQGKGWQWRDFAFSQIDLKGGFHNGIVSLAPLKIQSGESLFAFSGSIGGKIPSGQLQLANVPIQLLSEFVDLPPTVTFGGLLNGDVKLGGSRDNPQATGELAIAKATINKTALSTTQGSFTYDNGRLNFQASSKLNHQAQPIILQGSIPYQMPFSTVKLDSDRLQLNLQVKNEGMALLDILSKDALSWIDGEGEIALDISGRFDRQLGRPSQLRAEGIATFNNATIGAQVIPEEPLTEVNGKILFNFDRLEVESLKGKFGGGEVAVAGTLPLVESTPQLNPLTVTLDNLALNLKGLYRGGVRGEVAIAGSVLEPEIGGKLRLFDGQVLLGEENATENGGKGNGGDNGEFGFKSMEFDRLQLTLADNIQIVRPPVLNFLASGSLTLNGNLSQPRPQGKITLKSGQVNLFASQFRLDKGADNSAQFSPKRGLDPYLNVQLLTSATETTRDPVLTNPSSTEIIDPFTASLDSLQTVRIRARIQGYASQLTNSLELTSTPPRTQREIIALLGGGFVNTLGRGDTTLGLTNLAGSAVSGTIQNAMSDRLGLSEFRIFSTPLIDEQERISRNQIGIAAEAGIDLTKDVSFSAMKILNTDRLPQFGLQYRINGNTVIRGSTNFSDDSRAIIEYEQRF, encoded by the coding sequence ATGATGACAGACAAATCCGATTCAGACAAGGAAAATAACGAACCGGAAGTCAAGTTAACTCAAAAGCCAGATCCAAAACTCCCTAAAAGATCGCAATGGAAGCGGCGCTTGTCGGTCTGGGGCGGAAGTCTCGTCTTGGTCAGTCTCGGTGGCGGACTTGCCTACGGATGGTTTTTTATTCAGCGCCAGCTAGTTCCTCTAGTAGAGGAGGAACTGACAGATTTTCTCAATCGCCCAGTCAAACTCGGTTCGCTTGAGGGCATTTCGCTATTTGGCGCGCGCTTAGGTGCTAGCGAAATCTTATCGACTCCCACCGATCCCGCTAAAGTTTCTATTACTGCTGTAGACGTAACCTTCGATCCCTTCCTATTACTTGCCAAAAGAGAATTACAGCTTAACGTTACTGCGATTCAACCCAATATTTATCTAGAACAAGGCAAAAAAAGAAATTGGTTGGTAACTCAGTTTGATTCAACCAAAAGAGAGGGTTCGGAAGGCCGATTCAAAGTGAACGTCAAGACTCTGCAACTGCAAGACGCACAAATCATCTTAGCAGCGCGATCGCCAGCAGGTAAACTACAAAAGCCCGTCAAGATATTAATCGATACGGGAAAAGCAGAGTTTATCGATGCCGGGAAAATTATCGAGTTTGACTTATCGGGAGAACTCGCCAATGGAGGAGAACTTGAGGTTTCAGGAGTTGGCATTCCAAAAACAGAAGCGATTAACCTAATCGTTCGGGGAAATAAGCTGCAAGCGTCTGATGTCGATAATTTGCTCGCCCTTCCTTTCGATATTTCAATGGGAACAATCGGTGCCAACCTAGAAGTCAAACTTAGACCCAAACAAATTCCTCGCGTCAATGGGGTTGCCAGCCTGCAAGAAGTAACCGCACAGATCTCCGCACTGACCCAACCCTTTACTCGCAGCAACGGTCAACTGCGCTTTCAGGGAACCGAGATTCGCCTAGAAAATGTCACTTCTGTTTTTGGATCTATTCCTGGGGTTGCTAATGGGACTATCAACCTGCAAAAAGGCTATGCGCTGACCGCAAAAACGCAACCTATTCGAATACAACAAGTTATTGAGGCATTAAAGCTGCAAAAACCATCCGTACCAATTTTAGGAGAAATTCAAGCCGACATTAGGGTTTCGGGATGGATCGATCGCCCGCAACTGACTCTCGACGTGGTTACAACTAAACAAACTCGCGTCGATCGCGTAGACTTTCGCCCCGGTAGCCGCGCCAATTTACAACTAATCGACTCTAATCTTTTTATTGACAGATTTCAAGCCGTCCCTACCGTAGGCGGAAAGTTAACGGGGACGGGAAGGGTTCAGTTTGAAAGTCAGAAGTCGGAAGTCGGAAATCAGAAGGCACAGGGGAAGGGACAGGATTCCAAATACATTTTCGACCTTCAGGCGACTAACGTTCCAGCCCAAGCGATCGCTCGCCTCTATCAAACCCATTTACCTGTCAATCCCGGACTGGTTTCCGGTCAAGCACGGTTTTTAGGAACGCTAGAAAATCCAGAAAAGCTGCAAGCAACTGGTTTGGCTAATTTCCGATTGGGTGGCGGAAGCGTCAGCGCCAGGAATTTTCAATTTGCCAACCGACGCTGGCAAGGAAACGTGCAAACTTTTGGCGTTAGTTTAGCGAGTTTGAATCCAGCTTTGCCGCCTCAACTCCATCAAGGGCGTTTAACTGGTGCGTTCGCCGTTGCTGGAATGCTCGATTCTTTTCGACCAGAGACTATTCGCGCCACGGGATCGGCTAGCATTGCGATCGCGCAAGGGGTAGCAACCGCAAACGAGCTAACCCTGGCAAATGGACGCTGGACAAGCGATCTAAAAGCGCAAGGCATCCAAGTTACCGAACTTTTTCCGAACGTTCCTTCAGAATTTGCAGGGATCCTCAATGGAACTTTTAACCTAGCAGGAAGGGTAGAGGATTTACTGAAAACTGTTCGAGGAAATGGAACGGCGAATCTAGCCCTATCGAAAGGCGCGATCGCGGCAGAGAATTTACAACTAGCTGATGGCAAATTCAAGGCAGCAGTCATTCCCGATGGAGTTGCGTTAAAACAGTTCTCCAAGGACGGACGGGGAACTTTAGCAGGAAAATTGCAGGTTCTTGGCCCTATAGAAAATCCCACTCTTAAAGACATTCAAGCCAGTGGGGAATTGAAATTTAGCCACGGCATCGGCGCGATCGCGCAACCGTTGACGACAGCTATAAGCTGGAACGGTCGGCGATTGGACATTCAACAAGCCACGGCTAAGGGAATTCAGGCTAGCGGATGGGCAGACATTGCTACCGAGCGACTGGGAACTCCTAGTGCGATCGAACGATTCGAGTTACAAGTAGCTGCTAATAGAGCCGATCTGAAGGCTTTTTCTCTCTTTGTGCCAGCCAGTTTGGCTAGGTTCGATTATTCGGGCAGCTTGGATTTTAAGGGCACGATCGCGGGAACGCTGCGATCGCCCAAGATTAATGGAAATTTAGCAATCGGTAATCTGCAAGTTGCAGGGCTTGAATTCGATCGCTCTCTTAAAGGAACGGTCAAAGAACTGCCAGAAAAGGGAATAGAGCTTGCGCTAGCAGGCAGAGAAGACGAAATTCAACTAGCACTCGACCCTAAATACCAGCCCGTCTCTTTCGATCTGACGTTAGATCGGATGAGCGTTAGGGGCACTCGGAAAAACGAATGGCTTCAGATAGAGGCAGATAATGTACGAGTTGGCTTATTCAAAAACATAGCCACAACCTCCCAATTCGCTTTACCCGAAACCTTGCTCGCCCAACCGCTGTCAGGAGAACTATCGGGCGACTTTGCCTTCAATCTCAACACCTCAGAACTATCTGGAGAGCAAGTGAAAATTGCCAATCCTCGTTTTGGCAGTCTCAGCGGCGATCGCTTAACCGCCAACTTCCGCTATTTAGATGGCAATTTTATCCTCCAAAATGCTCGATTACAAAAAAATGACAGTCAATATCTCCTCAACGGCAGTCTGACGAACGCGCAACGAGGTTCGCAATGGCAAGCCGAAGTTGCCGTTTCTGGCGGAAAAATCCAAGACGTTCTCGAAACCCTACAAATCTTTGAATTATCGGACTTAACGCGCGGACTCAAAGCCCCCGATTACGATAAAGCAGCCGATCTTTATGAAGTCGGAAGTCGGCGCTGCTCGGACGCTACCGCTACGTGCGCGGCGGAGTCGGAAGTGAAGTTCCAAGGCAGGAGTCAGAATACAGAAATCCAGAAATCTCCAGTCCCCAATCATCCCCTTTTCTCCGTCGGCACGCCAGAAACCTCTATACTAAACCAACTGAGCCATATCTCAGAAATTGAAACGCTCTTAAGAAGACAGCGCAAACAACGCCAAGAAGCTTCTCCTTTGCCAGAATTGGCAGAATTAAAAGGTACTTTTGATGGCAATCTCGTCGTCAGCAATGCTCCCAATAGCGGTTTAAAAGCCTCTTTTGACTTTCAAGGGAAGGGGTGGCAGTGGCGAGATTTTGCCTTTAGCCAGATCGATCTCAAAGGCGGCTTTCATAATGGGATCGTCTCGCTGGCACCCTTGAAAATTCAATCGGGAGAAAGTCTATTTGCTTTCTCTGGCAGCATAGGAGGCAAGATTCCCTCCGGTCAACTACAACTGGCAAACGTGCCCATCCAACTGCTCTCAGAATTTGTCGATTTGCCGCCAACCGTTACGTTTGGGGGGCTGCTCAACGGAGATGTGAAGCTCGGAGGCAGTCGAGATAATCCGCAAGCAACGGGAGAATTGGCGATCGCCAAGGCAACCATCAATAAAACTGCGCTTTCTACCACCCAAGGCAGTTTTACCTACGACAACGGTCGCCTGAATTTTCAAGCCAGCAGTAAACTAAATCACCAAGCTCAGCCAATAATTCTACAAGGCTCTATTCCCTATCAAATGCCTTTTTCCACCGTCAAACTAGACAGCGATCGCCTGCAACTAAATCTGCAAGTGAAAAACGAAGGAATGGCACTGTTGGATATTCTCAGCAAAGATGCCCTCTCCTGGATTGATGGCGAGGGAGAGATAGCGCTGGATATTTCTGGTCGATTCGATCGCCAACTTGGTCGTCCCAGTCAGTTACGAGCAGAAGGAATCGCTACGTTTAACAATGCGACGATAGGCGCTCAAGTTATTCCCGAAGAGCCTTTAACTGAAGTTAACGGTAAAATTCTTTTCAATTTTGACCGCCTTGAGGTAGAAAGTCTCAAAGGAAAATTTGGCGGCGGTGAAGTCGCGGTAGCTGGCACTTTACCCCTCGTCGAATCTACGCCCCAGCTAAATCCTCTAACAGTGACTCTAGATAACCTCGCTCTTAACCTCAAAGGACTCTATCGAGGCGGCGTGCGAGGGGAAGTCGCGATTGCGGGGAGCGTCCTAGAACCGGAGATTGGTGGCAAACTGAGATTATTTGACGGTCAAGTTCTTTTGGGAGAAGAAAACGCTACGGAAAACGGCGGCAAGGGAAATGGCGGCGATAACGGTGAATTTGGCTTTAAATCAATGGAATTCGATCGTCTGCAACTCACCTTAGCCGACAATATCCAAATCGTGCGACCTCCCGTTTTAAATTTCTTGGCATCGGGGAGTTTGACCTTAAATGGCAACCTTTCTCAACCCCGCCCGCAAGGTAAAATTACGCTCAAAAGTGGTCAAGTCAACCTCTTCGCTTCCCAGTTCCGTTTGGATAAAGGAGCGGACAACAGCGCTCAGTTTTCTCCCAAGAGGGGGCTAGACCCCTATTTGAACGTTCAGCTATTGACTTCAGCAACCGAGACAACCCGCGACCCAGTACTGACCAATCCTTCCTCGACTGAAATTATCGATCCGTTTACGGCTAGCTTAGATAGTTTGCAAACCGTTCGCATTCGAGCCAGGATACAAGGGTATGCCAGTCAACTGACCAATAGCCTCGAACTTACCAGCACTCCTCCTCGCACTCAGCGAGAGATTATCGCGCTTTTAGGCGGAGGTTTTGTCAATACTCTCGGTCGCGGCGATACCACCCTGGGTTTGACTAATTTAGCTGGGTCAGCCGTCTCTGGAACGATACAAAACGCGATGAGCGATCGCTTGGGTCTTAGCGAGTTTCGCATCTTCTCAACGCCTTTAATTGACGAACAAGAGCGAATCTCCAGAAATCAAATCGGGATAGCGGCTGAAGCCGGAATCGATCTCACAAAAGATGTTTCTTTCTCCGCCATGAAAATTTTGAATACTGACCGACTGCCTCAGTTTGGGCTTCAATACCGCATCAATGGCAATACCGTAATCCGAGGCTCTACTAATTTCTCGGATGATAGCAGGGCTATTATCGAATACGAACAACGATTCTAA
- a CDS encoding glycosyltransferase family 2 protein: protein MPEKYWSENESEQELDPIGSLLSEWVDLEDEEEEFRSDFFEGLSGRRKKAAFVLMAVWSTTIALHLVTWGTWVIMGITGLMVIHGLRLMSAKAEPTPDPLSDEALANAPSVSLLVAAKNEESVIGNLVTMLCNLDYPTDKYEVWVIDDHSSDKTPQILEKLARQYPQLRVVRRPAGAGGGKSGALNQVLPQTQGEIIGVFDADAKITPDLLRRVLPIFEAQEIGAVQVRKAIANSAVNFWTRGQMTEMALDSYYQQQRIAVGGIGELRGNGQFARRSALQRCGGWNEQTITDDLDLTIRLHLDNWKIGFLLDPAVEEEGVTSAIALWHQRNRWAEGGYQRYLDYWRLILSQRMGLRKKLDLLYFALTQYILPTAAVPDFVMAIARHRLPMLSPLTGFTISLAFLGMLVGLRRTCSEEKLSFFNLATITWQTLRGTIYMLHWLAIIPSITARMSVRPKRLKWVKTVHEGTSEGSFEF, encoded by the coding sequence ATGCCAGAAAAATATTGGTCAGAAAATGAATCCGAGCAAGAGTTAGATCCCATTGGTTCCCTCTTGTCCGAATGGGTCGATCTAGAAGACGAAGAGGAAGAATTTAGAAGCGATTTTTTCGAGGGATTGTCGGGGCGCAGAAAGAAAGCCGCTTTCGTGTTGATGGCGGTTTGGAGTACGACGATCGCGCTTCACCTGGTTACCTGGGGAACCTGGGTAATCATGGGCATAACTGGACTGATGGTTATTCACGGACTGCGCTTGATGTCAGCCAAAGCAGAACCTACGCCAGACCCATTATCGGATGAAGCGTTAGCCAATGCGCCTTCTGTTTCCTTGCTAGTTGCTGCCAAAAACGAAGAATCGGTGATAGGCAATTTGGTGACAATGCTATGCAATCTAGACTATCCAACCGATAAATATGAAGTTTGGGTAATTGACGACCACAGCAGCGACAAAACGCCGCAAATTTTAGAAAAACTGGCACGACAATATCCTCAACTGCGAGTCGTTCGCCGTCCTGCGGGCGCAGGTGGCGGTAAATCGGGAGCGCTTAATCAAGTTTTACCCCAGACTCAGGGAGAGATTATCGGAGTATTCGATGCAGATGCAAAAATCACGCCAGACTTGCTCAGACGGGTACTGCCAATATTTGAAGCACAAGAGATAGGCGCAGTCCAGGTACGCAAAGCGATCGCCAACAGCGCCGTCAATTTCTGGACGCGGGGACAAATGACGGAAATGGCGCTAGATAGCTATTATCAGCAGCAGCGCATCGCAGTCGGAGGCATCGGCGAACTGCGGGGAAACGGTCAATTTGCTCGTCGTAGCGCCCTGCAACGGTGCGGCGGTTGGAACGAACAGACCATCACCGACGATCTCGATTTAACGATTCGCCTGCACTTGGATAATTGGAAAATTGGCTTTTTGCTCGATCCGGCTGTAGAAGAGGAAGGCGTTACCAGCGCGATCGCCTTGTGGCACCAGCGCAACCGTTGGGCAGAGGGCGGATATCAGCGCTATCTCGACTATTGGCGCTTGATTCTCAGCCAGCGGATGGGATTGAGGAAAAAGCTCGATCTGCTTTACTTCGCGTTGACGCAATATATTCTCCCAACCGCAGCCGTACCGGACTTTGTGATGGCGATCGCTCGCCATCGCTTGCCAATGCTGAGTCCGTTAACAGGCTTTACAATTTCTCTCGCATTTTTGGGAATGTTGGTAGGATTGCGTCGAACTTGCAGCGAGGAAAAATTAAGCTTTTTCAATCTAGCGACCATTACCTGGCAAACCCTGCGGGGCACGATTTACATGCTCCATTGGCTGGCGATTATCCCCAGCATAACAGCTCGCATGTCCGTGCGACCAAAGCGGCTCAAATGGGTGAAAACGGTTCACGAAGGAACCAGTGAAGGAAGCTTTGAGTTCTAG
- a CDS encoding bifunctional sterol desaturase/short chain dehydrogenase, which produces MTTAIITATTLAVGSVFWVEFVRDFYHALSHHWQPLYRLHVWHHRVFRPDLSAVSEQIYRQAHWYNDVPEALVMLLFSLLPWAIARALALPHQWTAWIGSLYTLSFLVGAIARGSGIPYADELTDVTHRPGAFTSLPARWLVNRPYHWRHHFDNQKAYYSGTFTLVDKLMGTALSLKGKTIAITGASGTLGRSLLKHLHLQGAKVIALTSKERTVTLDINGENTPIKTLRWQVGKESELAELLESIDILIINHGINGFGKRTQEAIAQSYEINTFSGWRLMELFFKTVRTNEDIARKEVWINTSEAEVSPAFSPLYELSKRSLGDLITLRRLDAPCIVRKLILGPFKSDLNPFGVMSGDWVAKQIVNLAQRDVRNIIVTINPLTFIAFPIKEFCVSAYFKLFSDRVR; this is translated from the coding sequence ATGACGACGGCAATCATAACGGCGACAACTTTGGCAGTTGGTTCGGTTTTCTGGGTGGAATTCGTTCGAGATTTTTACCACGCCTTATCCCATCATTGGCAGCCATTGTATCGCCTCCATGTTTGGCATCATCGCGTGTTTCGCCCGGATTTATCGGCTGTTAGCGAGCAGATCTACCGACAAGCCCATTGGTACAATGACGTACCAGAAGCTCTAGTGATGCTATTATTCAGTCTCCTGCCTTGGGCGATCGCAAGAGCGTTGGCTCTGCCCCATCAATGGACGGCTTGGATAGGTTCTCTTTATACGCTAAGTTTTTTAGTCGGCGCGATCGCGCGAGGAAGTGGCATTCCCTACGCCGACGAATTAACCGATGTCACCCATCGTCCCGGAGCTTTTACCAGCTTACCCGCTCGCTGGTTGGTCAATCGACCCTACCACTGGCGACATCATTTTGACAATCAAAAGGCTTATTATAGCGGTACGTTTACTTTGGTCGATAAGCTCATGGGGACTGCCCTCTCTCTCAAGGGAAAAACTATCGCCATAACGGGAGCATCGGGAACATTAGGGCGATCGCTCTTAAAGCATCTGCATCTGCAGGGTGCAAAAGTCATTGCTCTGACTTCCAAGGAACGAACGGTGACTCTCGACATCAACGGGGAAAATACGCCTATAAAAACCCTTAGGTGGCAAGTTGGCAAAGAATCTGAGCTAGCAGAACTACTAGAGTCAATAGATATATTGATTATCAACCACGGCATTAACGGCTTTGGGAAGAGAACCCAGGAAGCTATTGCCCAATCTTACGAAATCAATACCTTTTCGGGTTGGCGATTGATGGAACTCTTTTTTAAAACCGTCCGCACTAACGAAGACATCGCTCGCAAAGAAGTTTGGATTAACACCTCAGAAGCAGAAGTCAGTCCTGCTTTTAGTCCTCTCTACGAACTGAGCAAGCGATCGCTAGGAGACTTGATAACCCTGCGTCGCTTGGATGCTCCCTGTATCGTGCGCAAGCTGATTTTGGGACCGTTTAAAAGCGATCTCAATCCTTTTGGCGTGATGTCTGGCGATTGGGTGGCGAAGCAGATTGTTAATCTCGCTCAACGGGACGTTCGCAATATCATCGTGACAATCAATCCTTTGACGTTTATTGCTTTTCCTATTAAAGAGTTCTGTGTCTCCGCTTACTTTAAACTGTTTAGCGATCGGGTGAGATAA
- a CDS encoding glycosyltransferase: protein MTHFGMLCPALPGHLNPMMALGRELKRRGHDLTFFQIPDVKSKILAEGFNFHPIGQDVYPPGSLKKFLAHLGKLKGPPAIIYWHQDHQQVAGVVCRDAPKAIQKAGVEALLIDQLEPGGAAVAERLQLPFITICNALALNREPGIPPIFTHWVYQEASWVHLRNQVASYLSDLTVQPFHVVVARYRRQWKLPPLKGSDIFFANSQLAQISQQPTTFDFPRQFLPKCFHYTGPWRNQSAQVVPFPWERLTDKPLIYASLGTLQISKYDVFHCIAAACEPLDVQLVITHGGGMNEEQAQKLPGSPLVVSYAPQLEVLAKATLAITHAGLNTVLDALSYGVPLVAIPITFEQPGIAARLQWTGAGQMLPVSRLSVSRLRTAIQQVLTEKSYRQNAERLRDSLRQAGGVVQAADIVERVIETGKPVLADN, encoded by the coding sequence ATGACCCATTTTGGTATGCTCTGTCCCGCTCTTCCCGGTCATCTAAATCCAATGATGGCTTTGGGAAGGGAACTCAAAAGGCGCGGTCACGACCTCACATTTTTTCAGATTCCAGATGTCAAATCCAAAATCTTAGCAGAAGGGTTCAATTTCCATCCCATCGGTCAAGATGTCTACCCTCCTGGTTCTCTCAAAAAATTCCTAGCCCATTTAGGAAAGCTTAAGGGACCGCCAGCAATTATCTACTGGCATCAAGATCATCAACAGGTAGCTGGTGTAGTTTGTCGCGATGCTCCTAAAGCTATTCAAAAGGCAGGTGTAGAAGCGCTTCTCATCGATCAACTCGAACCCGGTGGTGCTGCTGTCGCCGAACGTTTACAGCTTCCTTTCATCACTATTTGCAATGCGCTTGCCCTCAATCGCGAACCCGGTATTCCTCCAATCTTTACCCATTGGGTTTATCAAGAAGCTTCCTGGGTACATCTACGCAATCAGGTCGCATCTTATCTCAGCGATCTTACAGTACAACCATTTCATGTTGTAGTGGCTCGATATCGACGACAATGGAAATTGCCTCCTCTCAAAGGCTCGGATATCTTTTTTGCCAACTCTCAACTCGCGCAAATCAGCCAGCAACCTACTACTTTTGATTTTCCTCGCCAGTTTCTCCCCAAATGCTTTCACTACACCGGACCTTGGCGCAATCAATCGGCTCAAGTCGTTCCGTTTCCATGGGAACGCTTGACTGATAAACCCCTCATTTACGCGTCCTTGGGAACTTTGCAAATTAGTAAATATGATGTCTTTCACTGCATAGCTGCCGCTTGCGAACCCTTAGACGTACAACTGGTAATTACTCACGGCGGTGGGATGAATGAGGAACAAGCTCAAAAACTCCCTGGCTCCCCTTTGGTTGTCTCTTATGCACCTCAACTGGAGGTTTTAGCCAAAGCAACACTCGCCATTACCCATGCTGGTTTAAACACCGTATTGGATGCTCTCAGTTACGGAGTTCCCCTAGTAGCTATTCCCATTACCTTCGAGCAACCCGGTATTGCTGCTCGCTTGCAATGGACTGGTGCCGGACAGATGCTTCCGGTATCTCGCCTGAGCGTATCTAGGCTCCGCACTGCCATACAACAGGTATTGACTGAAAAATCTTATAGACAAAATGCGGAGCGATTGCGAGATTCTCTACGTCAAGCAGGTGGAGTCGTGCAAGCTGCGGATATTGTGGAACGGGTAATAGAAACGGGGAAACCCGTGCTTGCAGATAATTGA